A stretch of the Marmota flaviventris isolate mMarFla1 chromosome 12, mMarFla1.hap1, whole genome shotgun sequence genome encodes the following:
- the Otud1 gene encoding OTU domain-containing protein 1: MQLYSSVCTHYPAGGPGPTAATPAPPAAAAPFKVSLQPPGPASAAPEPETGECQPAAAAEPREAAAAPTAKMPAFSSCFEMVSGAAAPASAATAGPAGASCKPPLPPHYTSTAQITVRALGADRLLLHGPEPGSVAAASANPRGRCLLLAQAPGAPVPPRRGSSAWLLEELLRPDCPEPAGLDAAREGPDRNFRLSEHRQALAAAKHRGSAPPPGSPEPSPSPWGEEHRAERIPRGWERGGDRSDSPGAETARRLDLETEAPPARSSEVTQSSGAETVVVSRSDPRDEKLALYLAEVEKQDKYLRQRNKYRFHIIPDGNCLYRAVSKTVYGDQSLHRELREQTVHYIADHLEHFSPLIEGDVGEFIIAAAQDGAWAGYPELLAMGQMLNVNIHLTTGGRLESPTVSTMIHYLGPEDSLRPSIWLSWLSNGHYDAVFDHSYPNPEYDNWCKQTQVQRKRDEELAKSMAISLSKMYIEQNACS, translated from the coding sequence ATGCAGCTCTACAGCAGCGTCTGCACTCACTACCCAGCTGGGGGACCGGGTCCCACGGCCGCAACTCCCGCGCCGCCTGCCGCCGCCGCCCCATTCAAGGTCTCTCTTCAACCCCCGGGACCTGCCAGCGCCGCGCCAGAGCCCGAGACCGGTGAGTGCCAGCCCGCTGCGGCCGCCGAGCCCCGGGAAGCCGCCGCCGCCCCCACCGCCAAGATGCCCGCCTTCTCCTCCTGCTTTGAGATGGTGTCCGGGGCTGCCGCCCCCGCCTCAGCAGCCACCGCCGGCCCGGCGGGCGCGTCCTGCAAGCCGCCGCTTCCGCCGCACTACACGTCCACGGCGCAGATCACCGTGCGGGCCCTGGGCGCCGACAGGCTCCTGCTGCACGGGCCCGAGCCGGGTTCCGTCGCCGCGGCCAGCGCCAACCCGCGCGGTCGCTGCCTCCTGCTGGCCCAGGCTCCCGGGGCCCCGGTGCCGCCGCGGCGGGGCTCCTCGGCCTGGCTCCTGGAGGAGCTGCTGAGGCCCGACTGTCCCGAGCCCGCGGGGCTGGACGCAGCCCGGGAGGGACCCGATAGAAACTTCCGACTGAGCGAGCACCGCCAGGCCCTGGCCGCAGCCAAGCACCGAGGCTCTGCGCCGCCCCCGGGGAGCCcggagcccagccccagcccgtggGGTGAGGAACACCGAGCGGAGAGGATTCCCCGGGGGTGGGAGAGAGGTGGCGACCGCAGCGACTCTCCCGGCGCCGAGACGGCGCGACGGCTGGACCTGGAGACCGAAGCTCCCCCTGCACGGAGCAGCGAGGTGACCCAGAGTAGCGGAGCCGAGACGGTGGTGGTCTCCAGGTCGGATCCCAGAGATGAGAAGCTAGCCCTATACCTGGCCGAGGTGGAGAAGCAGGACAAGTACCTGCGACAGAGGAACAAGTACCGATTCCATATCATTCCCGACGGGAACTGCCTCTACCGAGCTGTCAGCAAGACCGTGTACGGGGATCAGAGCCTACACCGGGAGCTGAGGGAGCAGACGGTGCACTACATTGCCGATCATCTCGAGCACTTTAGCCCTCTGATTGAGGGCGACGTCGGGGAGTTTATCATCGCTGCTGCTCAGGATGGGGCATGGGCCGGGTACCCCGAATTGCTGGCTATGGGGCAGATGCTAAATGTGAATATACACTTAACTACTGGAGGGAGGTTGGAGAGCCCCACAGTATCAACCATGATTCACTATTTGGGCCCAGAGGATTCCCTAAGGCCTAGTATTTGGCTCAGCTGGCTCAGCAATGGACACTATGATGCAGTTTTTGATCACTCCTATCCTAACCCAGAGTATGACAATTGGTGCAAACAAACTCAAGTGCAAAGAAAACGCGATGAAGAACTTGCCAAATCCATGGCCATATCCCTATCCAAGATGTATATTGAACAAAATGCATGCTCTTGA